TAGCGCTTTTTGTTTGAAGATTATCTTTTTGAATCCGGTATGAAGAATGAGGCGCACAGCTCGTGCGCCTCAATGCTGCCTGGTGGCCGTGCAGTCTACGCGGCTTTGCTCTTGCTTTTGGGCTTCCTGCTTGAAGGGGTTTTTACTGGCTTGCGCTCGGTGCTGTGAATGCGGGCCAGGGGGGTTACCCGCTGGACTTCCAGCACACGCTTGTAGCGCTTGATTTTGGTTTCTTTGTCCTCCCAGATTTCGGTTTTGAGGGAGCCTTCCAGGAGTACCGGTGTGCCCTTCTTAAGCTCGGCAAGCTGCACCGCCAGGTCACGCCAGGCTTCTAGCTCGATATAGTGGCTTCGAGCCTGCCCAGCCGAGGCATCCCAGCTCGAGAAGCCCAGGCTGGCCCTGGCGACCGGGGTTTTGAGCGAGGTCAGGCGGATTTCGGGGTCGGCGGTCAGGCCACCGGTCAGGATCACCCGGTTTTCGGCCCCGTAGAGCACCGGGCCTTTCTCCTCCTGGCGCACATCGGCGTTTTCCAGCCTGAACAAATCCTCGCCCACGATGCGCAGACGCGAACCCTTTAGCCCATCGGCTGTCCAGGACTCGTAGACCAGATGGCCCATGGCCTGGTAGGCCTGCCCTTCTGCCAGTTGATCGGCCCAGAGTTCGGCAACCTTGCCATAGAAGGTCAGGTCGGCCCGGCTGAAAAGGTGGTTATCGCCGACGGCCCGCTTGCCAATAAGGGCAACCTCGAGCACCGGGGTGCCTTTGGGGGTGTAGCGAAGTTCGTGCTTGCTGAGGACGCCACTAATAATAATCAGGTTGGTGGACATGTTTGTTCTCCTAGTACGTTACGGTCAGGTTTACTTGAGGTGTGAAGGTCTTTGAGCTGATGGGTGGCCTGGGCTCGCCTG
This genomic window from Meiothermus cerbereus DSM 11376 contains:
- a CDS encoding single-stranded DNA-binding protein; the protein is MSTNLIIISGVLSKHELRYTPKGTPVLEVALIGKRAVGDNHLFSRADLTFYGKVAELWADQLAEGQAYQAMGHLVYESWTADGLKGSRLRIVGEDLFRLENADVRQEEKGPVLYGAENRVILTGGLTADPEIRLTSLKTPVARASLGFSSWDASAGQARSHYIELEAWRDLAVQLAELKKGTPVLLEGSLKTEIWEDKETKIKRYKRVLEVQRVTPLARIHSTERKPVKTPSSRKPKSKSKAA